Proteins encoded within one genomic window of Ascaphus truei isolate aAscTru1 chromosome 8, aAscTru1.hap1, whole genome shotgun sequence:
- the LOC142501124 gene encoding uncharacterized protein LOC142501124 isoform X1, producing MPGSKGGGCKDSDPCAPAKSCKDACPAPKCPEPCHQGHGGSGGGGHGGQSSGGHGGGGDGGGGHGGGGHGGQSSGGHGCQSSGGHGGGGHGGGGDGGQSSGGHGCQSSGGHGGGGGGDGGGGHGGGGQSSGGDGGGGHGGGGHGGQSSGGHGCQSSGGHGGGGGGHGGGGHGCQSSGGDGGQSSGGHGGGGHGGGGGGDKGQSSGGHGCQSSGGHGGGGGGHGSGGGVKK from the exons ATGCCTGGAtcaaagggtggtggatgcaaAGATTCTGACC catgtgcaccagctaAATCATGCAAGGACGCATGCCCTGCCCCAAAATGCCCAG AACCTTGCCATCAAGGTCATGGGGGTAGCGGCGGTGGAGGCcacggaggtcaaagcagtggaggtcacggaggtggaggtgacggaggtggaggtcacggaggtggaggccacggaggtcaaagcagtggaggtcatgggtgtcaaagcagtggaggtcacggaggtggaggtcacggaggtggaggtgacggaggtcaaagcagtggaggtcatgggtgtcaaagcagtggaggtcacggaggtggaggaggaggtgatggaggtggaggtcatggaggtggaggccAAAGCAGTGGCGGtgatggaggtggaggtcacggaggtggaggtcatggaggaCAAAGCAGTGGTGGTCAtggctgtcaaagcagtggaggtcatggaggaggaggtggaggtcacggaggtggaggtcacgggtgtcaaagcagtggaggtgatggaggtcaaagcagtggaggtcatggaggcgGAGGTCACGGAGGCGGAGGTGGAGGTGACAAAGggcaaagcagtggaggtcacgggtgTCAAAGCAGTGggggtcatggaggtggaggtggaggtcacggaagTGGAGGTGGAGTCAAGAAATAA
- the LOC142501124 gene encoding uncharacterized protein LOC142501124 isoform X2, translating to MPGSKGGGCKDSDPCAPAKSCKDACPAPKCPEPCHQGHGGSGGGGHGGQSSGGHGGGGDGGGGHGGGGHGGQSSGGHGCQSSGGHGGGGHGGGGDGGQSSGGHGCQSSGGHGGGGGGDGGGGHGGGGQSSGGDGGGGHGGGGHGGQSSGGHGCQSSGGHGGGGGGHGGGGHGCQSSGGDGGQSSGGHGGGGHGGGGGGDKGQSSGGHGCQSSGGHGGGGGGHGSGGGVKK from the exons catgtgcaccagctaAATCATGCAAGGACGCATGCCCTGCCCCAAAATGCCCAG AACCTTGCCATCAAGGTCATGGGGGTAGCGGCGGTGGAGGCcacggaggtcaaagcagtggaggtcacggaggtggaggtgacggaggtggaggtcacggaggtggaggccacggaggtcaaagcagtggaggtcatgggtgtcaaagcagtggaggtcacggaggtggaggtcacggaggtggaggtgacggaggtcaaagcagtggaggtcatgggtgtcaaagcagtggaggtcacggaggtggaggaggaggtgatggaggtggaggtcatggaggtggaggccAAAGCAGTGGCGGtgatggaggtggaggtcacggaggtggaggtcatggaggaCAAAGCAGTGGTGGTCAtggctgtcaaagcagtggaggtcatggaggaggaggtggaggtcacggaggtggaggtcacgggtgtcaaagcagtggaggtgatggaggtcaaagcagtggaggtcatggaggcgGAGGTCACGGAGGCGGAGGTGGAGGTGACAAAGggcaaagcagtggaggtcacgggtgTCAAAGCAGTGggggtcatggaggtggaggtggaggtcacggaagTGGAGGTGGAGTCAAGAAATAA